The segment AGCACACCGGTGGTGTCGTCCTTGACCACCGTGCCGGAGTGGCCCGCCAGGTTGAGCTGCAGCGCCTGCCCCGCCCAGCACTCGTCACCCGACATGTCGATGCCGGACTTCAGACACGCCTTGTACGAGCGCGAGATCGAACCGGCCGAGTAGTCCCAGCCGTCACCGACCCAGCCCGACTGCGAGTTGGTCGACGCCGTGCGCCCGTCCACCGACGAGGAGTCGTAGCCCAGCACCACACTGGGAGCCGCCCCGCCGACCGCGGTCGGCATGTCGAAGGTGTACGAGTACGTGAAGTTGCCCGAACCGGAACCCGCGCTCCAGGCCGCCGACGGCGCGATCGCGGTCGCCGCGAACGAACCCGACGAACCCGACGGCGCCGCCTGCGCGGCCAACACCATCGCACCCGACGACGCGGCGGAGGCCTGCTGCACGAACCCGGCCTGCTGAACGAAGCCGGCCTGCGTCGCGGTGCCGGCAGGCACGGCGGGCGCCTCCGGCAGCTGCACATCAGCCGTCAGCAGACCCGACAGCGGATCCACCGTCGACGGCACCGGCGTGCTGGTACGGCACTGCTCGGCGTCCGGCGTGGTGAGCGCGCACTCGGGCAGCAGCACCAGCCGGGCCCGGTCCGACCACATCGCGTTGCCGGTCAACGCCTTGACGTCCAGCGAGACCTGGAGCTTGTGGCCGCCCTTCGCGGCGCCGCCGGCCCCCTCCAGCCGCACCACCGGACCGGTCGAACCGGCCGCCTTGGCCCGGCCCTCGTCCAGCAGGTCGACCTTGACCGAGGGCACACCCGCAGCCCTGTCCCTGTCGTTCGCGGCGCCCAGGTCGGTCAGGAACACCGGCAGGTCACCGGCCTTGACCTTCGCCTTGCCGCCGGCCGCCGGAGCGGCCCCGCCGCCCAGCCGGCGCGCCGCCTCCTGCTCCGCCGACACGTCCGTGACGTCGACGGTCGCACTGCCGGCCTTCGCCGGAGCCACCGCCGCACGCTTCCACTCCCGCGGCACACCGCCGACGGCGGCCGTCCCGGTGACGTTGTCGGAACGCCCGGACACCGACTTCACTTCCTGCAGCGGCGTGGTGGGCGGCACCCAGACCTTCGGCGGCTTCTCGGCGAACGCCGGCGGCGCACCGACCAGTGACCCGGTCACCGCCATGAGCGTCAGCAACCCCAGCGCCCTCGACCGGCCTCTCAACCGGTGGCGCGGGGCGCGTTCACGCTGCTCCCCCATATGAATCTCCCCAGATTATGTGGGACCACGCACAAAAGACGCCCCGTCAGGAAACAGGACGCCACGAATTGCATGCGCGATGGTCGACACCGAAACTAGAGATAGACGCACCGTCAGCACCAGCCAACTCCGGGTGATTTAACCATCTCGTTACCTTCCATTGGAACGCCTGGAAAATCTTGCCGAAGATCGAAATTGACCCGCTTAAAGGTGTGCCTGAAACCGCCGCGGCGAAATTGCGTCGATAAATTCCGAGCGCTTTTCCGGGGCGGCGGGCCGATGCGGGGGCCCTGCCGGGCTGGTCAGGCTGGTCAGGTCAGGCGGCTGCCCCCATGCCCCAGCGCTGGGCGTAGCCCTGGTTGCAGTCCCAGATCTGCAGCCGCGTCCCGTTGTCGCTGGTGCCGCCGGGGAGGTCCAGGCAGCGGCCGGACAGGGGGTTGAACAGGGAGCCGTCGGCCCGGGGTATCCACTTCTGGGCGGCGGTGTTGTTGCAGTCCCAGAGTTGGATCGGGGTGCCGTTGGCGGTGGCCGCGTTGGTGACGTCCAGGCAGCGGGTGAGCACCTTGACGGCGCCGTTCGGCTGCGCGGTGGCCTGCTGGGCGGCGGTGTTGTTGCAGTCCCAGAGCTGGATCGCGGTGCCGTTGGCGTCCACGGCGTCGCGGGGGTCCAGGCACTTGTTGGTGCCGACGGAGGCGGGCAGGTCGAGCATCATCCGGCTGGTGGAGCCCCCCGGATCGGTCGGGGTGTCGTACAGCACGACGTCGCTAGCGTTGCCGTTGAACACGCTGGCGAGCGCGCCGGCGTCCTGGTAGCCGCCGATCACCAGCGGGGCGCTGTAGCCGAACTTGCCGACGTGGTAGCTGCTGCCGGCGAGCACACCGTTGACGTACAGCGACATGCCGCCGGTGGTGGCGTTGTAGCTGGCGGTCAGGCGGTCCCAGCGGTTCGCCTGGTAGCGGGCGGCGCTGGTGCTGGTGTCCGACGTCTGGTGGTAGTTCCAGTTGGCGTTGTCGGTGGTGGCCAGGCCGAAGTGCCAGGTGCCGTCCTTGTCCGGCCAGAGGATGAACCCGCTGGAGGTGGCGCCCTTGGTGGACAGCACCGGGCCGCCCACGCCAGCGGGCTTGGCCCAGACGCTGACGGTGAAGGACTTCGAGGTGTCGACCTTGACCTGCTGGGTCTGGCCGGCGCCGTACGTGATCATGTTGGCCGCGCCAGTCCCGCCGCCGAAGTGCGCGACGGTGGTGCTCTGGCCGTTGACCGTGTCGGCCGGGAAGGTGACCCCGCTGCCGGCCGTCATCGGGCTCTTGCCGTAGACGTCGGTGACGACGGGGTTGTCGAGCTTGATCCGGCCGACGGCCTTGCGGGTGTCGCCCTGGTCGCCCGGGGTGGCGGCGAAGCCGGTCACCACGGTGGTGCCGGTGGCGGCCGTGCCGGGCCATACCTTGAGGTGGTTGGCGGCATCGAGGGCCCACAGGTCGGGCAGGCCGTCCTTGGTGGCGTCGCCACTGGAGCCGATCTTCGGATAGGCGGCGACGGTGAACTTCTGGGTGCCGACGACACGGGCCTTGCTGGTCGGGTCGACCAGGTTGCCGAAGTCCAGGTGGCCGTTGGCGTCGAGCGTGATGTCGTAGGCCCGGATGGTGCCGTCGGTCTTGTCCCGGGTCCACACGGTGGGCTGCGCGGTGCCGGACGCCTTGCCGGGGTTGATCAGCTCGTAGTTGTCCCAATTGGCGGCCGAGACCTTGAGCACGGGCGCGTCGAGTTGGTTGGTGGGGTCGGTGCGGTAGAACCACAAGCTGCCGCCCTCGACCGTGAGGAGCGAGGTCTGCTCGACTGCGATCAGGCTGTCGCCGTCCTCGATGCGGGCGTTCGGCGGGCCGAGCGCCACCACCTGGGTCAGGTTGGTCCAGTAACGGCTCCAGCCGGCGGGGGCGGTGGTGAGCAGGGTGCCGTCGGCGCCGGTCCAGGTGGTCGGCTTGACCACGGCCACGGGTGCCTTGAAGGTGCCATCGCCGTTGTTCTGGTACAGGTAGAGGTTCCGCGCCAGTGACGTTCCGTCAACGGTGGCGTTGGTCCACACGATGGCGTCGTCGACGGCGTAGGGCGACGAGCGCAGGGCGCCGAGGTGGGTGGTGCGGACGGTCGTGGTGGCGTCGCTCTTCCAGGTGGTGCCGCCGGGCGCGAGGCCGAGCGGGGCGCCCTGGATCGCGGTCGCGTCGCTGTCCAGGCCGACGACCTTCAGGTTGCCCTGGTCGTCGGGGAGCAGGACGTCGCCGCGGCCGTCCTTGTTCAGGTCGCCGGGGACGCCGGTGGTGCCGGTGGCCGGGTCCCAGGGGGCGTAGAAGGTGTACGGCTGGGGCTGGCTGTAGTTGCCGGCCACGTCCATCGCCTGCACGTACAGGATGTTGGTGCCCCAGCGGGGCGGGGTGAACGGGAAGGTGCCGGAGGCGCCCTTGACCACGCCGTTCTTGTTGGGCGTACCGGTGGCGTCGCAGGACCAGCCGGTGACGGCGGTCGGGTCGGTGCTCCAGCGCACGCAGGCCACGCCGGAGGCGTTCAGGCCGGACGCGGGCGCCGGGTCGTCGGCGGTGAGGGTGAAGGTGCCGCTCTGGCCGGCCTTCTTCCCGGGGGCGGCGCCGATGGTGCCGCTGGCCGGGAAGTCGGCGGAGGAGATGCCCACCCGGGGCGGGGTCTTGTCGACCCGGAAGTAGCACCAGGGGGTGTTGCCCGAGGTCAGCGAGCCGTCGGTGACGTTGGCCGTCCAGCCGTACTGGTGACCGTCGGCCAGCCGGTCGACGGAGACGGTGGCGGTGCCGTAGCCGCCGGCTCCGCCGCTGGCGGGTACCGCGCTCCAGTTGCCGTCGTTGTCGTCCCAGGCGTGGAAGTTGACGGTGGTGCCGGCGCCGATCGGCGACCAGGCGCTGGCGTTCAGGTAGACGTACTGGTTGGCGCCGACCCAGCCCGGGTTGTACCAGGCGCTACCGCCCGGGGTCTGGCAGTCGTTGGCCTGGGTGCCGAAGACCGGGTCGTTGGTGAAGCCCGGCTTCGGAGTGGTCCGGGGCGACCAGATGGTCGGCGTGATGTCGTAGTAGGTGACGATGTGCGGGTTCGGACCGAGGTGGTGCCGCAGCAACTTGTCGTTCTCGTTGTCGGCGGAGAAGCCGATCGTCCAGGTCGGGTACTGGCCGTTGATGACGGTCTGCATCCACCACTTGACGTCGTAGGCGATCTGGCCGGTGCCGGTGATGTCGGCGTTGGCGACCCAGTCGCAGCCGTCCATCTTGCCACTGACGCCGCAGGGCTGGTTCTTCCAGGTGGTGGTGCCCTGGAACGCCGGCACGCTGTAGAGGTTGATCGTCGACTTGGTGCCGGGCGAGGAGGCGTCGACCACGTCGACGAACAGGGTGGCCCGGTTGACGGTCGCGGGACCGTGGCCGCCGCCCTCGAACAGGCCCTTGGGGGCGGACATCTGGTAGTACGCGCGGTAGCGGCCGTAGCCGGTGCAGTTGGAATAGCCGCAGTAGCCGACACCCAGCGCGCTGAGCGTGTTGACGTTGGCCGTTTCGGGGTGGTTCTCCTGGACCTGCGCGTTGACCTCGCGGCCGTTGTCGACGCTGATCTCGGGGTCGAGGTACCAGGGGCCGGCACCCTGGCCGAAGGTCGCCGGGTCCGGGGTCAGCACCAACTCGCTCTCGCCAGCGGCGACTGCGATGGCGGAGACCTTGGCGGCCGCCCCAGGACGCTCGGTGGTCGAGACGCCCGCCTGGTCCTGTGGCTCGGTGGCGCCGGGCGCGGCGAACTGCGACTTCGTCTGACCCCCGTCCGACTTCAGCAGCGGGGCCGGTGCGGGGGCGGTGCTGGAGTCCCACTGGAACGGGGTCGGCGCGTGGAAGCGCGTCTTGCCCTGCGCGTCCTTGAACGAGACGTTGCCCGCCTCGTCGGTGCCGGCCTTGACACCGACGGCCTGCAGCGCGAAGCGCAGGCTCTTCAGCCGCGGGTCGGCGGCGGCCCGCGCGGTCCTGACCACGATCACGTCGCGCCAGCCGCCGTCCGGACGGGCCGTCACCCGCAGGTCCACGTCGGGCAGCACGGAGGCGTAGGTCGCGGTCGCGCCGTCCAGCGTCGGCTTCGGCAGCGGGAACGGGGCGCTGATCGCCATCGAGGCGCCGTCGGCCGTGGTGATCCTCGCCAGCGGGCCGCTGCCGCCCCCGGAGAGCACCAGGTCGGAACCGGTCAGCGCCGGGGTGACGGTGCCGTCCGCGTTGGCCCGCAGGCTCGGGTCCAAGGTCTGCCAGCTGCCGTTGCGCTTGGTCCGGACGTCCTGGGCGTGGGCCTCCGAGTAGAGCGTCCGGCCGTCGGCGTCGGCGAAGACCTCGGTCGTCTCGTCGGTCATCGAGTCGATCCGGACCTGCTTGCCGGTCTCCTTCGCCCGCTGGAGCGCCGAGCGGATCGCCTTCGTCTGCTCGCTCTCGGCCTGCGGCTGCGCGCCGTCCGCGCTCGCGGTGGACGCCGGCGCGGGCGTCGGGTCGGCGGCCCAGGCCGCCGGGGAGGAGAGCGCGGTGAGCACAAGCACCGTGGCCGCGGCCACCGCAGCCCGGCCAAGCGCACCTCTCCCCCTGGAATTGACTCTTTGTCTACGATGCTCCAACTGGGCTATATCGGACATGGCGTGCATGGCCCCCTCACGACAGCCCACCCCCCACGGACAGGCATTCACCCTAAAACGATCACGTCCGTCATGGAAAATTCAAGCCGCCGGGTGATATGCCCACTATTTTCCCGCATATTTACTGAGGTCATCCGAAGAATTTATTCCACTTTGCGCGCAGAAGGTTCGCCATCCTGTCATATCCAGCAAATAGCACCAATTCGTCAAACAGTTACCAATTACAGAATATTTAGGCCTAAAAGACCTTTTGGTCGCACAGTCGAGAGTCGAAGCCCCACCGACCTGGACGGGTTGGCATTGGGAGACTCGCTCCGAAGGAAACCGCCCCAGGAGATGGGCCAGCAGAACGACGGATGCAAGCGATACGCGGCGGCGTCCAAGCAGAACGCGATCGAGCTCGCACCGCCCCTGGATCCGAGAGTCGCCGAGGCGAACCGGAGCCCGGGCGTCAGCACCGACGGGCCACGCAGCCAGACCCCAAGTCCACTCCGGGCCCCGAATGACCTCAGGGAGGACACAAGCTCGGAAGCCCATGTCCTCGGACGGGGTACGGAGGCGACGTGGCGCGGAATCCAGCGCCCCCCGCAGGCCCCTGAGCTACTCGTGCGCTACTCGTGCGCAACTACGGCCAAGTCCGTCAACCCCACCCGCCAACAGCCGGCTCAGCCACACTCGAAAGGGCTCACCCACCAGCAAGAACCCCGGTCCCCATCGGGCAGTTGACGTCAAGTCCCCGCACAAGAGCGGCATTTGGCATGACCACAGGTTTCACCCCGACAGCCCCCACGACCCCGACCTGGCAGCACCTACGGCCAGACTGCCGCCACATCTCCAGAGAAATAGAGAAAAACCAAAGTCGTGTCCTGAAACCCCGAATTGGTCTGGACAACAAGAAGCCCCAGGTCGCTGACCTGGGGCTTTGCAGTGGAGCGGGTGACGAGAATCGAACTCGCGCTCTAAGCTTGGGAAGCTCATGTTCTACCATTAAACTACACCCGCATCTGACGAACCGTCAGTGACGGCCCGATCAAGGACCACTGTACCCCATGGCACGGGGTGGTGGCCGCAGGGTTTCCGGTGGCGGCGAGCCTGGGGGCGGGGTGTCCGGTAGATCCCCTAATGTGACGCTGTCGGCGGAAGTTCGGGAAGGGGACCGATGGAGCAGCGCACCGTGGTTCGTTGTGCCGAGGGGCACGTGTTCAGTACGGCGGCGTTTCCGATGCAGCACCTGCAGGTCGGGCGGTTGGGGCCGGGGCGGTTGTTGCGGTGTCCGCGGTGCGGGCGGTTGCGGAGTTCGGTGCCGGCGGACGTGTCGGAGTTGACGGCGGACGAACTGGCGCGCGGGTTGCGGCTGGTGGCGGTGGAGTCGCTGGCGTAGCGGGTGCCCGGCGCGGTCCACGGGGCGGGCGGCTTTTGGGCGTCCGCCCCGTGGCACGTACCCTCGGGGGCGTGCTGCTCTCCGACAACGACATCCGTGCCGAGATCGACAAGGGGCGGGTCGTGGTCGACCCGTTCGAGCCGTCGATGGTCCAGCCGTCGAGTATCGACGTCCGACTGGACCGGTTCTTCCGGGTCTTCGAGAACCACCGCTACCCGCACATCGACCCCTCCGAGGAGCAGCCCGACCTGACCCGGCTGGTGGAGCCGGAGGGGGACGAGGCGTTCATCCTGCACCCGGGCGAGTTCGTGCTGGCGTCGACCTACGAGGTGATCACGCTGCCGAACGACGTGGCCTCGCGGTTGGAGGGCAAGTCGAGCCTGGGCCGGCTCGGGCTGCTGACGCACTCGACGGCCGGGTTCATCGATCCGGGGTTCAGCGGGCACGTGACGCTGGAGCTGTCGAACGTGGCGACGCTGCCGATCAAGCTGTACCCGGGGATGAAGATCGGGCAGCTGTGCCTGTTCCGGCTGTCCTCGCCGGCCGAGCACCCGTACGGTTCGGAGCGCTACGGCTCGCGCTACCAGGGCCAGCGCGGCCCGACGGCGTCCCGCTCGTTCATGAACTTCCACCGCACCGAGGTCTGAGCGGGACCGCGGTCGCGGACGAGGGCCGATCCCGGCGTACGGGGTCGGCCCTCGGCGTTCGCGGAGCAGGTGCGCGGGTGCGCGCGGCGGGGGCTCAGGCGCGGACGGGGGTGGTGACCGCGACGAGTTCGGTGCCGTCCGCGGCGAGGGTGAGGACGGTGCTCAGGCCGGTGAGTTCGCCGAGATGGTGGAGGTGGGTGCCGCCGCAGGCGATCGCGGCGGTGCCCTCGGGGAGGTCGGCGTGCCAGCGGCGGCGGGCGGTGAGTTCGGGGCCGGGGGCCTCGATGCCGACCGGGGCCTCGGCGGCGACCCAGGCGGCGAGGCGGGCGTTGACGTCCGCGGTGAGGGCGGGGAGGGCGTCGGCGAGGGCCGGGAGGGTGTCGGTGGCCTCGATGGTGAAGCCCTTCTTCTTCAGCGACTTGCCGAGCCGGTAGGTGTCGGTACTGGCGGCGGTGTCCATCACCGAGGCGTCCATGGCGAGGCTGTCGAAGTCGGGGTGGCCGAGGGCATCGGCGCGGCCCGGGTCCTTGCGCCAGCGGGGCGCGAGCGCCGCGTTCAGGGCGAGGGCGAGCAGGTGGCAGCCGGTGTGCGCGGCGGAGAGCCGGGCCCGGCGGTCGGCGTCGACGGCGAGTTCGGCGGTGCGTCCGACGGCCTCGGGCCCGAGCGCGCCGGCCGGCAGCACGTGCAGCACCAGCCAGGCCCACTCCTCGTCGCCGCGCCGGACCGGGATGTCGGCGCCGGCCGCGAACTCGCCGTCGGGCCCGTACGCGCCGGTCAGGCAGTCGACGACGGGGTGCGCGGTGCCGTCGACGGTGAGGGTGCCGTGGTCGGCGGGCTGGTCGGGCCAGGTGTGGTCGACCGGGTGGAACGGGGTGGCCGCGGTGACCACCGCGGTGCGGCCGTCGGGCAGCGCGCGCACCGCGAGGACCGGCGACCGGCCGGTCACCGCCCCGGCCGGAAAGCTGACGTGGGTGGTGGGCAGGCTCATGCGCGGGCTCCGGGCGGGGTCTGAGGGTGAGGGTGTCTGAGGGCGGGCCGAACACCCCACCCTACAAACCCGCCCGGACCGGATCAGCCCAGGACCGGCAGCTTGATCAGCACCAGCAGCGCCAGCAGCTGCACCGCCGCCGCGCCGGCCGCCTTGCCCCAGGGCAGGTCGTGGATCCGGCGCACCATGATGGTCAGCAGCACCGCGCAGCCCACCCAGGTCGCCCAGCCGACCACCTGCACGACCGGGTTGGCGACCGGCAGGAAGAGCGCGAGCAGCAGCCGCGGCGCGTCGGTGGTCCAGCTGATCAGCGCGGCCAGGCCGACGGTGGACTGCCAGGGGCCGTCGCCGCCGGACTGCCGGGCCAGCGCGTAGGTGACCGCGGAGAGCACCGCGCCGGCCAGCGTGAAGCCGACGGCGGCGCCGCCGATCGCCCAGAGCGCGACCGCGAAGGTGGAGTTCACCACCTGGTCGTAGGTGGAGTCGAGGGCGAACACCGCCAGCACGCCGTACAGCAGCGACACGCACAGCGCGGGCAGCCAGACCTGGTGGTCGCGCATCCGGTCGAAGGTGGCGCTGGGGCTGCGGTAGATGCCCAGCAGCAGCTGCCGCCAGGGCAGCCGGGGCCCGCCGGCGTGCGGCGCGGCCTGGCCGCCGGCCCGGTAGACGGCGACGTTGTCGGCGGGGCCCCCGGCCGCCGGGTAGCCGTCCGGGTGATGGCCCTGCGGGTACCCGCCGCCACCGTCGTAGCCGCCAGCGCCGTCGTAGCCACCGCCCTGCGGGTAGCCGCCCTGCGGGTGGCCGCCGTCGTAGCCGCCGCCCTCGTACCCGTACGGCTGCT is part of the Kitasatospora setae KM-6054 genome and harbors:
- the dcd gene encoding dCTP deaminase, whose translation is MLLSDNDIRAEIDKGRVVVDPFEPSMVQPSSIDVRLDRFFRVFENHRYPHIDPSEEQPDLTRLVEPEGDEAFILHPGEFVLASTYEVITLPNDVASRLEGKSSLGRLGLLTHSTAGFIDPGFSGHVTLELSNVATLPIKLYPGMKIGQLCLFRLSSPAEHPYGSERYGSRYQGQRGPTASRSFMNFHRTEV
- a CDS encoding ricin-type beta-trefoil lectin domain protein; this translates as MLVLTALSSPAAWAADPTPAPASTASADGAQPQAESEQTKAIRSALQRAKETGKQVRIDSMTDETTEVFADADGRTLYSEAHAQDVRTKRNGSWQTLDPSLRANADGTVTPALTGSDLVLSGGGSGPLARITTADGASMAISAPFPLPKPTLDGATATYASVLPDVDLRVTARPDGGWRDVIVVRTARAAADPRLKSLRFALQAVGVKAGTDEAGNVSFKDAQGKTRFHAPTPFQWDSSTAPAPAPLLKSDGGQTKSQFAAPGATEPQDQAGVSTTERPGAAAKVSAIAVAAGESELVLTPDPATFGQGAGPWYLDPEISVDNGREVNAQVQENHPETANVNTLSALGVGYCGYSNCTGYGRYRAYYQMSAPKGLFEGGGHGPATVNRATLFVDVVDASSPGTKSTINLYSVPAFQGTTTWKNQPCGVSGKMDGCDWVANADITGTGQIAYDVKWWMQTVINGQYPTWTIGFSADNENDKLLRHHLGPNPHIVTYYDITPTIWSPRTTPKPGFTNDPVFGTQANDCQTPGGSAWYNPGWVGANQYVYLNASAWSPIGAGTTVNFHAWDDNDGNWSAVPASGGAGGYGTATVSVDRLADGHQYGWTANVTDGSLTSGNTPWCYFRVDKTPPRVGISSADFPASGTIGAAPGKKAGQSGTFTLTADDPAPASGLNASGVACVRWSTDPTAVTGWSCDATGTPNKNGVVKGASGTFPFTPPRWGTNILYVQAMDVAGNYSQPQPYTFYAPWDPATGTTGVPGDLNKDGRGDVLLPDDQGNLKVVGLDSDATAIQGAPLGLAPGGTTWKSDATTTVRTTHLGALRSSPYAVDDAIVWTNATVDGTSLARNLYLYQNNGDGTFKAPVAVVKPTTWTGADGTLLTTAPAGWSRYWTNLTQVVALGPPNARIEDGDSLIAVEQTSLLTVEGGSLWFYRTDPTNQLDAPVLKVSAANWDNYELINPGKASGTAQPTVWTRDKTDGTIRAYDITLDANGHLDFGNLVDPTSKARVVGTQKFTVAAYPKIGSSGDATKDGLPDLWALDAANHLKVWPGTAATGTTVVTGFAATPGDQGDTRKAVGRIKLDNPVVTDVYGKSPMTAGSGVTFPADTVNGQSTTVAHFGGGTGAANMITYGAGQTQQVKVDTSKSFTVSVWAKPAGVGGPVLSTKGATSSGFILWPDKDGTWHFGLATTDNANWNYHQTSDTSTSAARYQANRWDRLTASYNATTGGMSLYVNGVLAGSSYHVGKFGYSAPLVIGGYQDAGALASVFNGNASDVVLYDTPTDPGGSTSRMMLDLPASVGTNKCLDPRDAVDANGTAIQLWDCNNTAAQQATAQPNGAVKVLTRCLDVTNAATANGTPIQLWDCNNTAAQKWIPRADGSLFNPLSGRCLDLPGGTSDNGTRLQIWDCNQGYAQRWGMGAAA
- a CDS encoding alanyl-tRNA editing protein; its protein translation is MSLPTTHVSFPAGAVTGRSPVLAVRALPDGRTAVVTAATPFHPVDHTWPDQPADHGTLTVDGTAHPVVDCLTGAYGPDGEFAAGADIPVRRGDEEWAWLVLHVLPAGALGPEAVGRTAELAVDADRRARLSAAHTGCHLLALALNAALAPRWRKDPGRADALGHPDFDSLAMDASVMDTAASTDTYRLGKSLKKKGFTIEATDTLPALADALPALTADVNARLAAWVAAEAPVGIEAPGPELTARRRWHADLPEGTAAIACGGTHLHHLGELTGLSTVLTLAADGTELVAVTTPVRA
- a CDS encoding Yip1 family protein gives rise to the protein MAGNRHDDGPGADPRQHWSAPQGDPYPGDPHPGPSTGAPEYFTAPHPAPPGPGPVPGDQPGHTRAFAAGEQYGYAPYEQQPYGYEGGGYDGGHPQGGYPQGGGYDGAGGYDGGGGYPQGHHPDGYPAAGGPADNVAVYRAGGQAAPHAGGPRLPWRQLLLGIYRSPSATFDRMRDHQVWLPALCVSLLYGVLAVFALDSTYDQVVNSTFAVALWAIGGAAVGFTLAGAVLSAVTYALARQSGGDGPWQSTVGLAALISWTTDAPRLLLALFLPVANPVVQVVGWATWVGCAVLLTIMVRRIHDLPWGKAAGAAAVQLLALLVLIKLPVLG